The DNA segment GCCCCCGTTCGGACTTGTGGGCAATGGCATCACCGCACAGCTTGACCACCACGGGGAAGCCCATTTCCTCGGCCGCCACAGCCGCGTTGTCGGCAGTATCGGCCGTGGCCCACCTCGATACGATCACGCCGGCTTCGGCGACCAGGGTCCGGGAATCGGCTTCGGACAGCGTGGTCATCCGGTCTCCGCCATTAGCTCGGCGTACCCGGGCTTGACGACATCCTCGATGATGGCCAGCCGCTCATCGAAGGGCAGGAAGGCGCTCTTCATGGAGTTGATGGTCAGCCAACGCAGGTCGGCCAGACCCCAGCCGAACGTCTCGTTCAAGGAGGCCATCTCGGAGGTCATCGAGACGTCGCTCATCAGGCGATTATCGGTGTTGACGGTCACCCGGAAACCGAGCCGCCGTAGGTCGCCAATGGGGTGCGACGCGATGTCGGCTGCCGCCCCGGTGTGCACGTTGGACGTCGGGCAGAGCTCAAGGGGGATGCGGCGGTCCCGGACGAAGGAGGCCAGCCGCCCCAGGTGAGCCTCGCTGTCGGCGTTGGTCGTGATGTCATCCACGATTCGCACCCCATGGCCCAGACGTTCGGCACCGCAGTACTGCACGGCCTCCCAGATCGACGCAGGACCGAACGCCTCGCCAGCGTGGATGGTGAAGTGAAAGTTCTCCCGTTGCAGGTACTGGAAGGCCGCCAGGTGCAGCGTCGGGGGGTAGCCGGCTTCGCGGCCGGCAATGTCGAAACCCACTACGCCGCGGTCCCGGTACCGGACCGCCAGTTCAGCCACCTCGAGTGAATCGGTCGAGGTTCGCATGGCCGTGACTAGCGTGCGGACGGTTAGCGGGGTGCCTACCGAACCGTCTGCAAAACCAGCCAGGACAGCTTCGAGGACCTGGTCAAGCCCCATGCCCTGATCGGTATGCAACGCCGGCGCGAAGCGGACCTCGGCGTACACGCAGCCGTCGTCGGCCAGGTCGCTGGCGCATTCGGTGGCTACCCGATGGCAGGCCTCCGGGGTCTGCATGACGCCGACCGTGTGTTCGAAGGTCTCGAGGTAGAGACCCAGGTCGCGGCGATCGGCGCCCCGGTGGAACCAGGTGGACAGAGAGGCCTCGTCGGCGGCGGGAAGGACGTGCCCGGCGTCGTCGGCCAGATCCAGCACCGTGGACGGTCGAAGGCCGCCGTCGAGGTGGTCGTGGAGGAGCACCTTGGGGGCCCGGCGGATCGTCTCCAACCGGAGCGGCTGGTTGAGGTTGGCATCAGTTCCCATGGGTCAGGCTACCCAGACCCACTGATGGGTCCGAAAGACAGGGCTCAGAATCCACGAAGGGGGAGGTCGGGGCTCCGTTGTAGCCAGTTGTCAGGCGAGTAGTGGGCCGTACCATCGATGAGGTGCAGCGTGTAGGCCAGCCGGGGTTGGTCCGAGGTGTTGGGGCCGCTCCAGTGTGGAAGGCAACCATGGAAGGCGATGCAGGTGCCCGCTTCCACCTCGAGGGGTACCAGGGCATCCATGTCGTACGGGGTGGGGTCCAGCACGTCGGTGGTCGTGCCGGCGCCCTCACGGCGGAACCGGGTGCGGGCCCCGCCGGTCTGTCCGCCGGGGATGGCCCACATACAGCCATTGTCGATCGTGGCGTCATCCAGGGCGAACCAGAAACCGACCACCGTCTGGGGCTCGGTCCACAGGAATGAGTGGTCGCAGTGGCAGATCACTTCGCCACCTATGTGGGAAGGCTTGAAGATGACCATGGACTGCAGGAGAAGGGGATCGACGAACCCCAGGTCGGCAGCCAATCTGGCCACGGCCGGGGTGCGCGAGAAGCGGTCGAACACGGGGTCCAGATCGTGCATGGCGTGACCCAACTTGTTGAGCGCCTGGTCCATGGGGACGATCTGATTGCCAACACCGTCGAAGGCTCCTGCTTCAAGGAATGGTCGGATTACATCGCCAGAAGTGAGAAACCAGTCGTCTTGAGCGTGGGTCTGTTCAGTGGTTGAGAATACGGAGACTGCGCCGTCTGGAAGGCCAGAAGCGGAGTAGTCGGCCACGATTTCAGCAATACGGTCCCGGAGGTCGGCTTGGAGTTCGGTGTCCACGAAGTCGGGGAGCACCACAAACCCGTCGCGGTCCCAGGAAGCCCGCTGGTCGGGGTCAAGGACACGGTCCACTATTCCTGCCCACGTCGGTAGCGGAGGCCGTTTGCCGCAGGCATCCGGAGCCTGCTGGTAGCGAACACCAGGACAAGCAGGGTGACCACATGGGGCGTGATGGGTGGTAGCTCACCGGCTACTTCATCGGTTACCGCGTACCACCAAAGCACGGCTGCCGATGAGCTCGCCAGCAACACCGCAGAACCGTGTCTGTGCTTCAGTAGGGCTCGTAGGGCCAGTCCCGCGAGGGCTACGCCGGCGAGCAGCAGCAGGGCATGCACTGCCGTGCGGTCTCTAAGTTGCAACGCATCGGCGAAGCCGAAGAGTAGCGATCCGAGGAAGGCGCCCACGGGTTGCCAGTTGCCAAAGATCACCGTAGCTAGGCCGATGAAACCCCTGCCCTGAACCTGTCCTTCCCGGTAGACGCCCGTCTGTTCTATGGCAATGAATGCTCCACCGAAGCCGGCCAATGCGCCGCTGACCACTACCGCGGTGAACTTCATCTTGTATACGGACACGCCGAGACTGTCGGCGGCCACGGGATGTTCCCCTGAGGCTCGGATCTGGAGGCCGAAGGGTGTTCGCCACAGCACGAATACTGAAACGGGAACCAGGGTCAGTGCCAGGAGAGTCGCCCACGAGAGGCTGCTGGTAATGCCCGATAGGACAGCGGCCAAGTCGGAGACGAGCAACCAATCTTGATCCACGGTCCATCCGAGCAGGTCGGGGGTTTTCCACCCAAGGAATTCGCCACCTGACAGGAATGGAAGATCGAAATGGCCGACGGACTCGACCCGGGGCGACTGCGTTATGCCTCCACCCGATCGTCCGGAGAACACCTCGCCGGACAGGAATCGTGCCAGCGCTGGTGCGACGATGTTGACGGCCACCCCTGAGACAATGTGGTCTACGCCGAATCCCACAGTGGCTACAGCATGGAGTAGGCCGCCGGCCGCGCCACCAGCAACACCGATCGCTATTCCCCACCAAGGGCCGAACTCGAGTGCGCCCCAGGCACCGAACCATGTGCCGAGAACCATCATTCCCTCGAGTCCGATGTTGACGACGCCGGCTCTCTCAGCCCAAATGCCACCAAGCCCGGCCAACAAGATTGGTACGGCCCGACGGAGAGTTGACTCGGCGGTGCCAACAGAGACGAGGTCGATTGTCGCTGGTCGGGCCAGTTCCTGCAAGACGGATAGGACGACTACCACCCCGAGCGCGGCAAGCATCCAACGAAGCACCGTCGAGGACCGTAGGAGTTCCATTACGCGGTATCCCCGTTGGAGGTTTTGACCGGCAGTCGGACGGCTACTGCAGCATCTCGGGCTTCAGATACACGGCGAATCCGGTTCACTACCTCGTAGGCCACTACGGCCGACAACACCACAACCCCCTGGAGGATCGAAACAATCTCGCGGGGAGCGTCCCCAACAACATCCAGGATCGGGGCTGAACTATCGAGCCAGCCG comes from the Acidimicrobiales bacterium genome and includes:
- a CDS encoding adenosine deaminase; its protein translation is MGTDANLNQPLRLETIRRAPKVLLHDHLDGGLRPSTVLDLADDAGHVLPAADEASLSTWFHRGADRRDLGLYLETFEHTVGVMQTPEACHRVATECASDLADDGCVYAEVRFAPALHTDQGMGLDQVLEAVLAGFADGSVGTPLTVRTLVTAMRTSTDSLEVAELAVRYRDRGVVGFDIAGREAGYPPTLHLAAFQYLQRENFHFTIHAGEAFGPASIWEAVQYCGAERLGHGVRIVDDITTNADSEAHLGRLASFVRDRRIPLELCPTSNVHTGAAADIASHPIGDLRRLGFRVTVNTDNRLMSDVSMTSEMASLNETFGWGLADLRWLTINSMKSAFLPFDERLAIIEDVVKPGYAELMAETG
- a CDS encoding phytanoyl-CoA dioxygenase family protein; its protein translation is MDRVLDPDQRASWDRDGFVVLPDFVDTELQADLRDRIAEIVADYSASGLPDGAVSVFSTTEQTHAQDDWFLTSGDVIRPFLEAGAFDGVGNQIVPMDQALNKLGHAMHDLDPVFDRFSRTPAVARLAADLGFVDPLLLQSMVIFKPSHIGGEVICHCDHSFLWTEPQTVVGFWFALDDATIDNGCMWAIPGGQTGGARTRFRREGAGTTTDVLDPTPYDMDALVPLEVEAGTCIAFHGCLPHWSGPNTSDQPRLAYTLHLIDGTAHYSPDNWLQRSPDLPLRGF
- a CDS encoding ABC transporter permease, translating into MELLRSSTVLRWMLAALGVVVVLSVLQELARPATIDLVSVGTAESTLRRAVPILLAGLGGIWAERAGVVNIGLEGMMVLGTWFGAWGALEFGPWWGIAIGVAGGAAGGLLHAVATVGFGVDHIVSGVAVNIVAPALARFLSGEVFSGRSGGGITQSPRVESVGHFDLPFLSGGEFLGWKTPDLLGWTVDQDWLLVSDLAAVLSGITSSLSWATLLALTLVPVSVFVLWRTPFGLQIRASGEHPVAADSLGVSVYKMKFTAVVVSGALAGFGGAFIAIEQTGVYREGQVQGRGFIGLATVIFGNWQPVGAFLGSLLFGFADALQLRDRTAVHALLLLAGVALAGLALRALLKHRHGSAVLLASSSAAVLWWYAVTDEVAGELPPITPHVVTLLVLVFATSRLRMPAANGLRYRRGQE